One part of the Girardinichthys multiradiatus isolate DD_20200921_A chromosome 10, DD_fGirMul_XY1, whole genome shotgun sequence genome encodes these proteins:
- the LOC124875377 gene encoding LOW QUALITY PROTEIN: myeloid-associated differentiation marker-like protein 2 (The sequence of the model RefSeq protein was modified relative to this genomic sequence to represent the inferred CDS: inserted 1 base in 1 codon): MKKKQPQGYQFTIESHLSLTGWYASSSHQPAAGCVAPFNGFQGIIRLLEIIFSAVALIIVIIRGRIVVPWGVWCEFVWVFCIIVPMVLLVVESRKWHILLAAFLPNWADLTCGLTEVCGTMIISATVAFAAVFVCLTCIADILCFIFSLAATVCFLIDGMKQKMTHPSGYMSSLRGSLRILEAFVACVTLTAAIDHFVRREWFYKPFGTVLCAIIFGVCLLVTTVIIVLNLLKLLQCLLVFKLSLLEXVFNIVAVVLYLLAVILWTVFGYRRYMYNPYTCIKCAFADMNAVTVGSILNLILCTVDLILSLKSL; encoded by the exons ATGAAGAAAAAA CAACCACAAGGTTACCAGTTCACCATTGAGTCCCACCTCTCCCTGACTGGCTGGTATGCCAGCTCATCCCACCAGCCAGCAG CAGGATGTGTGGCCCCATTCAATGGATTTCAAGGAATTATACGACTTCTGGAAATAATATTCAGTGCTGTGGCTCTCATCATTGTCATTATCAGAGGTCGGATTGTTGTCCCATGGGGCGTTTGGTGCGAGTTTGTCTGGGTGTTCTGCATCATCGTGCCCATGGTCCTGCTTGTGGTGGAGAGCAGAAAGTGGCACATCCTCCTGGCTGCATTCCTCCCCAACTGGGCTGATCTGACCTGTGGGCTGACCGAGGTGTGTGGCACCATGATCATCTCTGCCACGGTGGCCTTTGCCGCCGTTTTTGTCTGCCTCACCTGTATTGCAGACATCTTGTGCTTCATCTTCTCACTGGCTGCCACTGTATGCTTCCTGATTGATGGCATGAAGCAGAAAATGACGCATCCCAGCGGCTATATGTCCAGCCTGAGAGGGAGTCTTCGCATATTGGAGGCTTTTGTCGCCTGCGTGACTCTCACTGCTGCTATTGACCACTTTGTGAGAAGAGAATGGTTCTACAAACCTTTCGGGACGGTATTATGTGCCATTATCTTTGGAGTTTGCCTCCTAGTCACTACGGTCATCATAGTACTCAATCTGCTCAAGCTTTTGCAGTGTCTGCTTGTGTTCAAGCTGAGCTTGCTGG CTGTGTTTAACATTGTGGCAGTGGTGTTGTACCTGCTCGCTGTCATTCTTTGGACAGTCTTTGGCTACAGACGCTACATGTACAATCCTTACACTTGTATTAAATGTGCATTTGCAGACATGAATGCTGTTACAGTTGGAAGCATTTTGAACCTTATTCTTTGCACTGTAGACCTGATTTTATCCTTAAAATCACTGTAG
- the LOC124874820 gene encoding myeloid-associated differentiation marker-like protein 2, translating to MGIVNDVKDTLSKAVFNPSSLLSGRGGLHMAQIILCLVTFVLGLFRGGSSHTYWNYAMFTWAFCPIMTLFITVIEMFGLDIVLNMFCMDWGDFTTGMAMSSSLMTISVAITYGNFYACLKCLYGWIVTVFAFLCGFLYILEVLKDKFLDKKKGSYLAALPGFCKVLEAFVSCMIFVSLTGYRGKPALILCVIAYIIPFPILPLIIATNIFKKLKNCLPFNLDRFVFVFLVISVVLYIFTAIMWPIFTFRHNPRPSDCPPSFCIWAIQFMVAFFTYVNLILFTVDLIFTLLGICGFKRT from the coding sequence ATGGGCATTGTTAATGATGTTAAGGATACACTGTCTAAGGCAGTGTTTAATCCGTCCAGCTTGCTGTCCGGACGAGGCGGGCTCCACATGGCTCAGATCATTCTGTGTCTGGTCACCTTTGTCCTGGGACTGTTCAGAGGAGGGAGCAGCCATACCTACTGGAACTACGCTATGTTCACCTGGGCATTCTGCCCTATCATGACTCTCTTCATCACTGTTATTGAGATGTTCGGACTCGATATAGTCCTCAACATGTTTTGCATGGACTGGGGGGACTTCACCACAGGGATGGCCATGTCTTCCTCGCTCATGACCATCTCCGTTGCCATAACGTACGGCAACTTCTATGCCTGTCTGAAATGCCTGTACGGCTGGATAGTGACTGTGTTTGCCTTCCTGTGCGGTTTTCTCTACATCCTTGAAGTGCTGAAGGACAAGTTCCTGGACAAGAAAAAAGGGAGCTACCTGGCTGCTCTTCCCGGGTTCTGTAAGGTTCTGGAGGCCTTTGTGAGCTGCATGATTTTTGTATCACTCACTGGTTACAGAGGCAAACCAGCTCTGATCCTTTGTGTCATCGCATATATCATCCCTTTTCCCATCCTCCCTCTAATTATAGCCACCAACATCTTCAAAAAACTGAAGAACTGTTTGCCCTTTAACCTGGACAGGTTTGTCTTTGTATTCCTTGTGATCTCAGTTGTGCTGTACATATTTACAGCTATCATGTGGCCCATTTTTACATTCAGACACAATCCACGTCCCAGTGACTGTCCCCCTAGCTTTTGTATATGGGCCATTCAGTTCATGGTTGCATTTTTTACCTATGTGAATCTCATCCTTTTTACAGTGGACCTCATTTTCACACTACTCGGCATCTGTGGTTTTAAGCGTACATAA
- the cog7 gene encoding conserved oligomeric Golgi complex subunit 7 has translation MDFSKFLDDDFDVKDWVNGAFRMVQKEAPGKADTHAGTLVMKLQLFIQEVNNAIEETSNQALQNMPRVLRDVEALKQEASFLKEQMVLVKEDIKKFEQETVQSMQVLVEIDQVKSRMQLAAEALQEADKWSTLSADIEEIFKTQDLEVISSKLTSMQNSLFMLVDTPDYSEKCVHLEALKNRLEAMASPQIVATFNSMSTDQAKLFVKVFTEIDRMPQLLAYYYKCHKGQLVGIWQDLSQSELSLNQQLSEFYDTLLSTWHAQVQWSSQVFKNPYEIVTVLLIQTLGAMVPSIPVCLSTAMERASQEQSLDTLLELHQTTSTFGHSLEAAMLPHLGENNQLKVNELVCALYDPYKSYQLQYGELEEDYLLIQISAVPLEHGEVIDCVEELSCSVGKLFSLANAAVERCVRLTDGLAVCGLLRALKALFTKYVSDFSTTLQSIRKKCKLEETPSSSVFQEDWTAFQNSVRIIATCGESLRQCGVFEQQLSNKILSTAGKYLSESYSPRSLAGIQEASSADRKNTTKNPWQEYNYLQRGNVAEYNNLMEILFSLKEKGTGNSSLLAEPRTALTRLNQQANQLAFDSVFLQIKHQLCLVSKMESQDISGIGESFTEDLPTFSLSPQEYITNIGQYLMSLPLHLEPFVTQEDPALEMALHAGKLPFPPEQGDDLPELDNTADYWLGSIARATMQTYCDAIMLIPKLSPHSTKQLATDIDYLSNVMDALGLQPSRSLQHIVALLRAKPEDYRQTAKLLPRRLSSTLAALRSINY, from the exons ATGGATTTCTCCAAGTTCCTGGATGATGATTTTGATGTGAAGGACTGGGTGAACGGCGCCTTCAGGATGGTGCAGAAGGAGGCTCCTGGAAAGGCGGACACTCATGCAGGAACACTGGTCATGAAGCTGCAGCtcttcatccaggaggtcaacaATGCTATCGAGG AGACCAGTAATCAGGCCCTGCAAAATATGCCCAGAGTTCTGCGAGATGTGGAAGCTTTGAAGCAGGAGGCCTCCTTTCTGAAGGAGCAGATGGTCCTGGTGAAGGAGGACATAAAGAAGTTCGAACAAGAGACTGTTCAATCCATGCAG GTCCTGGTGGAAATAGATCAGGTGAAGAGCCGAATGCAGCTGGCCGCTGAGGCCCTGCAGGAGGCAGACAAATGGAGCACACTGAGTGCAGACATCGAGGAGATCTTTAAAACTCAG GACCTTGAAGTTATTTCTTCCAAGCTGACCAGTATGCAGAACAGCCTGTTCATGCTGGTGGACACACCAGATTATTCTGAGAAGTGTGTTCACCTCGAGGCGCTGAAAAACAGACTGGAGGCCATGGCCAGTCCACAGATAGTAGCAACTTTTAACTCCATGTCAACAG ACCAGGCCAAGCTGTTCGTTAAAGTCTTCACAGAGATTGATAGAATGCCCCAGCTTCTGGCGTACTACTATAAGTGTCATAAG GGCCAGTTGGTGGGCATCTGGCAGGATCTCTCCCAGAGCGAGCTCAGTCTAAACCAGCAGCTGTCTGAATTCTACGATACTTTACTCTCCACTTGGCATGCACAGGTCCAGTGGAGCAGCCAG GTGTTTAAGAACCCATACGAAATAGTGACGGTTCTGCTGATCCAGACACTGGGGGCCATGGTGCCGTCCATCCCTGTGTGCCTGAGCACAGCCATGGAGCGGGCATCCCAAGAACAGAGTCTGGACACTCTACTGGAACTCCACCAAACCACATCCACCTTTGGGCACAGCCTGGAGGCTGCTATGCTCCCACACCTTG GCGAGAATAACCAGCTGAAGGTAAATGAGCTGGTCTGTGCGCTTTATGATCCCTACAAATCTTACCAACTACAGTACGGAGAGCTGGAAGAAGATTACCTCCTCATTCAGATCAGTGCCGTTCCTTTG GAACATGGGGAGGTAATTGATTGTGTAGAGGAACTGAGCTGCTCTGTAGGCAAGTTGTTCAGCCTGGCGAATGCTGCCGTGGAGCGCTGTGTCAGACTGACTGATGGCCTTGCAGTGTGTGGCCTCCTCAGAGCTCTCAAAGCCCTCTTCACCAA GTATGTGTCCGACTTCTCTACAACACTCCAGTCAATCAGAAAGAAGTGCAAACTTGAGGAAACACCAAGTTCTTCTGTTTTCCAGGAGGACTGGACAGCCTTCCAGAACTCCGTCCG GATCATTGCCACATGTGGAGAATCACTGCGACAGTGCGGGGTTTTTGAGCAGCAGCTGTCAAACAA GATCCTGAGCACAGCAGGTAAATACTTATCGGAGTCTTACAGCCCACGCAGCCTGGCCGGCATCCAGGAGGCCAGCTCTGCAGACAGGAAAAACACCACAAAAAACCCTTGGCAGGAATACAACTACCTTCAGAGGGGAAACGTAGCTGAATACAACAACCTGATGGAGATCCTGTTCTCATTAAAG GAAAAGGGCACAGGTAACTCCAGCCTGTTAGCTGAACCCAGAACAGCTCTGACCAGACTCAATCAGCAGGCTAACCAGCTGGCCTTCGACTCCGTCTTCCTGCAGATCAAACACCAGCTCTGCCTCGTCTCCAAGATGGAG AGTCAGGACATCTCTGGTATTGGAGAAAGCTTCACTGAAGACCTGCCTACGTTCAGCTTGTCACCACAGGAATACATCACTAAT ATCGGACAATACCTGATGTCTCTGCCGCTTCACCTCGAGCCTTTTGTGACACAGGAGGACCCTGCACTGGAGATGGCCTTACATGCTGGGAAGCTGCCTTTCCCTCCGGAGCAAG GCGACGACCTTCCTGAGTTGGACAACACAGCAGACTACTGGCTGGGCTCCATCGCTAGAGCAACCATGCAGACCTACTGCGATGCCATTATGCTCATCCCTAAACTCTCCCCTCATTCCACCAAACAGTTGGCCACAGATATTG